A single Defluviitalea saccharophila DNA region contains:
- a CDS encoding recombinase zinc beta ribbon domain-containing protein produces the protein MKIRGFKQCGDIYRRVHWNNRGYKSIVWRCVSRLEEKGSECTAPTINEETLQTAVVKAINELLVNKEPFLSTLQKNIATVLNEENDNATDDIDSKLEELQQQLLIQAKSKNDYEDVADEIYRLRELKQNALVENAEREGKRQRIAEMTDFLNEQTSELEEYDEQLVRRLIEKVTIHDDRIEVEFKSGISIDIEN, from the coding sequence GTGAAAATTCGCGGTTTCAAACAGTGCGGCGATATTTACCGACGAGTACACTGGAATAACCGAGGTTACAAGTCTATTGTTTGGAGATGTGTCAGTCGTTTGGAGGAAAAAGGGTCTGAATGTACGGCTCCTACCATAAACGAGGAAACATTACAGACAGCAGTGGTTAAGGCTATTAACGAACTTTTGGTTAACAAAGAACCCTTCCTCTCAACGTTACAGAAAAACATAGCTACAGTACTTAATGAAGAAAATGATAATGCCACCGATGATATTGATAGCAAATTGGAAGAATTGCAGCAGCAGCTCCTTATACAAGCAAAATCCAAGAATGACTATGAAGATGTAGCTGATGAAATATATCGACTTCGGGAATTAAAGCAGAATGCACTTGTAGAGAATGCAGAGCGAGAAGGGAAAAGGCAACGAATCGCTGAAATGACTGATTTCTTGAATGAGCAAACCAGCGAGTTAGAGGAATATGATGAGCAGTTAGTAAGGCGGCTTATTGAAAAAGTTACGATCCACGATGACAGGATTGAGGTGGAATTTAAGTCAGGCATTAGTATAGACATTGAAAATTGA
- a CDS encoding DUF262 domain-containing protein: MSRLIENSITIYEALQNIRDGKYVMPAFQRQFVWSMEQIEKLWDSILLDYPIATFLFWHVDDSNVTWDTYFCNFLSEVTFDSRKQADSVNYELTSINVKNTDTAVLDGQQRLTSLYLSLFGEGYIRPNYARKKSGDRLVTKLLIELNKNKISVDEEEYNSKKFDIKFSEKIGRLSPTQFEIKNIIDQKFQDDSTREKAIEDAIVNVPADSKEYARKILKKLYNKIFVEKLIRYTEITDMKQDDALEMFVRFNSGGKPLRKSEITMSILEAYWPSAKTEFGKILVDSYANFGTDFIIRSALMLYGDVVKSNISKKIAEELKNNWNAFKKALKDLERVLKGMKIEVSRFSSSWNVLLPIIYYIYYNPDFDKNTEGVRAYLLRAIFFTYFQSGTTGKLQQMKSNINSFDYEITIEMLNQMNDLRVTDGKIEDVLNSEKGSRVAGEVLYYLNLDWTNKNFKYEQDHLHPESRFNGSKPISVSMEDWKRWRGMRNRLPNLHLLEGRSNGSKNDMRLVDYYNDMNDEQKAEFCKQAMIPQDVSLEIEDFEIFYEKRKAILTEKIRELLG; encoded by the coding sequence ATGAGTAGATTAATAGAGAACAGCATCACAATATACGAGGCTTTACAGAACATCAGAGACGGAAAGTATGTAATGCCTGCATTTCAAAGACAATTTGTATGGAGTATGGAGCAAATAGAGAAATTATGGGATTCAATATTATTAGATTATCCTATTGCCACATTTCTGTTCTGGCACGTTGATGATTCCAATGTAACATGGGATACCTATTTCTGTAACTTTTTATCTGAAGTAACATTTGACAGTAGAAAACAGGCTGACAGTGTAAATTATGAATTAACCAGCATTAATGTTAAGAATACTGATACAGCGGTGCTGGATGGACAGCAGAGATTGACTTCTTTGTACTTATCATTGTTTGGAGAAGGGTATATCCGTCCGAATTATGCAAGAAAGAAATCCGGGGACAGGCTTGTTACCAAACTATTAATAGAACTGAACAAGAACAAAATTTCTGTGGATGAAGAAGAGTATAACAGTAAGAAATTTGACATTAAGTTTAGTGAAAAAATCGGAAGGTTAAGTCCTACACAATTTGAAATCAAAAACATCATCGATCAAAAATTTCAAGATGACTCTACGAGAGAAAAGGCCATCGAGGATGCTATTGTCAATGTTCCTGCAGACAGTAAGGAATATGCTCGAAAAATTCTTAAAAAACTATACAATAAAATTTTTGTTGAAAAGCTGATCAGATATACGGAAATAACAGATATGAAACAAGATGATGCACTGGAGATGTTTGTAAGATTTAATAGTGGTGGTAAGCCATTGCGTAAGTCTGAAATTACGATGTCTATTCTTGAGGCATATTGGCCGAGTGCAAAGACAGAGTTCGGAAAGATACTTGTTGACTCATATGCAAATTTTGGGACGGATTTTATTATTCGTTCTGCACTGATGCTTTATGGTGATGTTGTAAAATCTAATATCAGTAAAAAAATAGCGGAAGAATTGAAGAATAACTGGAATGCCTTTAAGAAAGCATTGAAGGATCTGGAAAGAGTACTTAAAGGAATGAAGATTGAGGTGAGCCGTTTTTCAAGTAGTTGGAACGTGTTATTGCCTATCATCTATTACATTTATTATAATCCTGATTTTGATAAAAACACTGAAGGTGTCCGTGCTTATTTGCTAAGAGCAATATTTTTTACATATTTCCAATCTGGAACAACAGGAAAATTACAACAGATGAAAAGTAATATCAATAGCTTTGACTATGAAATTACCATCGAAATGCTTAACCAGATGAATGATCTAAGAGTAACGGATGGCAAAATCGAAGATGTCCTTAATTCAGAAAAAGGCAGCAGAGTTGCTGGAGAGGTTTTGTATTACTTGAACCTTGACTGGACAAATAAAAATTTCAAGTACGAGCAAGATCATTTGCATCCCGAGAGCAGATTTAACGGTAGCAAACCGATTTCTGTTAGTATGGAAGATTGGAAAAGATGGCGTGGAATGCGAAATCGTCTGCCTAATTTACATCTACTTGAAGGTAGAAGCAATGGTAGCAAGAATGATATGCGTCTCGTAGACTATTACAACGATATGAACGATGAACAAAAGGCGGAATTTTGTAAACAAGCCATGATTCCGCAAGATGTATCACTTGAAATAGAGGACTTTGAAATATTTTACGAGAAAAGAAAGGCTATACTTACGGAAAAGATACGTGAGCTGTTAGGGTAA